The following proteins are encoded in a genomic region of Toxotes jaculatrix isolate fToxJac2 chromosome 3, fToxJac2.pri, whole genome shotgun sequence:
- the nuf2 gene encoding kinetochore protein Nuf2 — protein MTENTFPVYTADAIVNFYRTEVLTGQEAKHFTKGDLTPSPKPEAVQTLYMRVLHVLYRFRPECHSMVPLLENIQYPVYHEGATAIMSVYMRMRQFLPMCLVYDFSLNDLLAPKKQKTLTVLSAIMNFLHFRKQRMDMILEKQAKFRADMDRLQAYTRGNLEAEKKIEMLTTIPPEQQAEADELAAALSELQATTMHEYQEVNVKNDCIAEWKTKIAEKSQKLAQVKVDVSNLKEDISKLKSQIVESPEELKSQMEKMRENVKNIKNSIKETDERVVELQNMVQSVTHTEAEIQQMYNLLQDLESSMNNTKQRQEMHQELTAQYEKKQKELKNLCVEEGQMKRAQGMKLDKESKQNIRRQMKREMKEQHVQEVLGQCNQIHQKREEIADKIQEISRETQQLKAKIQSLRDVCSKETEKAQALYDTLSTSMDDLHRRIEMHIVDLKQDVIKMSANF, from the exons ATGACTGAAAACACCTTCCCTGTTTATACTGCGGATGCTATAGTGAACTTTTACCGAACAGAAGTTCTCACCGGCCAAGAGGCCAAACACTTTACCAAGGGCGACCTGACTCCTTCTCCGAAG CCAGAGGCAGTTCAAACACTGTACATGAGAGTGCTGCATGTCCTGTATCGCTTCAGACCTGAGTGTCACTCTATG GTTCCACTTCTGGAGAACATTCAGTATCCAGTATATCATGAGGGGGCGACTGCTATCATGAGCGTCTACATGCGCAT GAGGCAGTTTCTGCCTATGTGCTTGGTTTATGATTTCTCACTGAACGACCTTCTAGCCCCAA aaaaacagaagactCTGACTGTTCTCAGTGCCATCATGAACTTTCTTCACTTCAGGAAGCAGAGGATGGACATGATCTTGGAGAAACAGGCCAAATTT AGGGCGGACATGGACAGGCTGCAGGCTTACACCAGAGGAAACCtggaagcagagaagaagatTGAGATGCTGAC GACCATCCCACCAGagcagcaggcagaggcagACGAGCTGGCAGCCGctctctctgagctgcaggcCACCACCATGCATGAATACCAGGAAGTG AATGTAAAGAATGACTGTATCGCAGAGTGGAAAACCAAAATTGCAGAGAAGTCTCAGAAACTG gccCAGGTTAAGGTGGACGTCAGCAACCTGAAGGAAGACATCAGCAAACTCAAGTCACAGATCGTGGAGTCTCCCGAAGAGCTGAAGagtcagatggagaaaatgagggaGAACGTCAAGAACATCAAGAACTCTATT aaagaaacagacGAGCGTGTGGTGGAGCTGCAGAACATGGTGCAGAGTGTGACTCACACTGAGGCTGAGATCCAGCAGATGTACAACCTGCTGCAGGACCTGGAGAGCAGCATGAACAACACCAAGCAGAGACAGGAGATG caccaGGAGCTGACAGCTCAATatgagaagaagcagaaggagctgaagaaccTGTGTGTGGAGGAAGGCCAGATGAAGCGAGCTCAGGGCATGAAGCTGGACAAAGAGTCCAAACAGAACATCcggagacagatgaagagagagatgaaggagcAGCACGTTCAGGAAGTTTTGGG GCAGTGTAACCAGATCCATCAGAAGCGTGAGGAGATAGCTGACAAAATCCAAGAGATCTCCAGAGAGACGCAGCAGCTGAAGGCCAAGATTCAGAGCCTGAGAGACGTGtgcagcaaagagacagagaaagctcAG GCTCTGTACGATACCCTGTCAACTTCAATGGATGATTTACACAGGAGAATTGAGATGCACATTGTGGACCTGAAACAAGACGTCATCAAGATGTCTGCCAACTTCTGA